A genomic stretch from Armatimonadota bacterium includes:
- a CDS encoding Gfo/Idh/MocA family oxidoreductase, translating to MAEDIRIGIIGVGMIGKSHINGYAKVPGAKIVAVADVNEAEAKKVAAEHGIPQVFTNFRDLLALDEIDAVDVCLHNNLHSPVTIAALEAGKHVYCEKPMAGAYVDAKNMYDTAKTTGKKLHIQLSTLYSKEHKTARRLICDGALGRLYYARSFGFRRRGRPFVDGYGTAPFVQKAQAGGGALYDMGVYHIAQVLDLLGNPRVETISGATHQEVPMYEHKAKEAGYDVEEMGLGFVRLAGGISLSIEESWAVHYDNSESSKILGAKGGLKLSPLTLFSTVGDVEYSASVDIDGTDFRWHRWTENYSAYDSSQHHWVAALQGTVELIDTAGIGLNVMLISQGIYLSQKLGREVTADEVLEHSVSTAVEV from the coding sequence ATGGCTGAGGACATTCGAATTGGCATCATCGGCGTGGGTATGATCGGCAAGAGCCACATCAACGGCTACGCAAAGGTTCCGGGCGCTAAGATCGTCGCGGTTGCGGACGTGAACGAGGCCGAGGCGAAGAAGGTCGCGGCCGAGCACGGGATCCCCCAGGTATTCACGAACTTCCGTGATCTGCTGGCGCTGGACGAGATCGACGCGGTGGATGTCTGCCTGCACAACAACCTGCACAGCCCGGTGACCATCGCCGCGTTGGAAGCGGGGAAGCACGTGTACTGCGAGAAGCCCATGGCGGGCGCGTATGTGGACGCGAAGAACATGTACGACACCGCCAAGACCACCGGCAAGAAGCTGCACATCCAGCTTTCCACGCTGTACAGCAAGGAACACAAGACCGCCCGCAGACTCATCTGCGACGGCGCACTCGGGAGGCTGTATTACGCGCGATCCTTCGGGTTCCGCAGGCGTGGCCGGCCTTTCGTGGATGGCTACGGCACCGCGCCTTTCGTGCAGAAAGCCCAGGCGGGCGGCGGGGCGCTGTATGACATGGGCGTCTACCACATAGCCCAGGTGCTCGACCTGCTGGGCAATCCCCGGGTGGAGACCATAAGCGGAGCGACCCACCAGGAAGTGCCCATGTACGAACACAAGGCGAAGGAAGCGGGCTATGACGTGGAGGAGATGGGCCTGGGGTTCGTGCGCCTCGCCGGAGGCATCTCTCTGTCCATCGAGGAAAGCTGGGCGGTGCATTACGACAACTCGGAGTCCAGCAAGATCCTGGGCGCGAAGGGCGGCCTGAAACTCAGCCCCCTGACCCTCTTCTCCACCGTCGGAGACGTGGAGTACAGCGCATCGGTGGATATCGACGGCACCGACTTCCGCTGGCATCGCTGGACCGAGAACTACAGTGCTTACGACAGCTCTCAGCACCACTGGGTCGCCGCTCTCCAGGGCACCGTGGAGCTCATTGACACGGCCGGGATCGGGCTGAACGTGATGCTCATCAGCCAGGGGATCTACCTGTCACAGAAGCTGGGCCGCGAAGTCACCGCTGATGAAGTATTGGAGCACTCGGTCTCCACGGCGGTAGAAGTGTAG